TAGACACCTCAACCTGGGCGGGTAGCATTGCCCTTTCACAGGATGGAAGAATAATCGGGGAGGTCAACATCCTCGCCGAGAAAACCCATACCAAAAGGTTGATCTCCGCGGTCCACTTTCTCCTCTCCGAGCTCGATCTGACCATAAACGATGTTGACGGCTTCGCCATCGCCATCGGACCCGGCTCCTTCACCGGATTGAGGATAGGCTTGAGCACGGTCAAGGGGTTCTCCTTTGCCACCGGTGCCAAGGTAGTCCCCATCTCCACCCTCTATGCGATGGCGATGAAGGGGAAGGAATTCGGCGAGGCGATCTATCCAATGCTCGATGCGGGAAGGGGTGAGGTCTACACCGCCTGTTATCTCAAAAAGGGAGAGGATATCCTCCCTGAGGGGAAGGAGATGGTGATATCGCCGGAGCTCTTCCTCAGGGAGCTTACCCATCTTCCCGGGGTATTCTACGGCGACGGAGCCCTCCGCTACCGGGAGCTCATCGAGAGAGAGACAAAAGAAAAGGGGGTGGTTCTCGAC
The Acidobacteriota bacterium DNA segment above includes these coding regions:
- the tsaB gene encoding tRNA (adenosine(37)-N6)-threonylcarbamoyltransferase complex dimerization subunit type 1 TsaB; the encoded protein is MLVLGIDTSTWAGSIALSQDGRIIGEVNILAEKTHTKRLISAVHFLLSELDLTINDVDGFAIAIGPGSFTGLRIGLSTVKGFSFATGAKVVPISTLYAMAMKGKEFGEAIYPMLDAGRGEVYTACYLKKGEDILPEGKEMVISPELFLRELTHLPGVFYGDGALRYRELIERETKEKGVVLDISPFIGEVVARRGEELLREGKGVDPAILEPNYIRPSDAELARLRKR